Proteins encoded by one window of Branchiostoma floridae strain S238N-H82 chromosome 6, Bfl_VNyyK, whole genome shotgun sequence:
- the LOC118417716 gene encoding zinc finger protein 341-like, with product MAQSLFDALTVTMDNQTALAVQSLLDSQQGQVAEPTAGPGDDEDVFQCGKCKKQFTSLPTFMSHKREHCQPMPQQQPVRQVVPPPGSNPNQSAFTTSLPHHGLNRQPVSMVSNMTPVPAVAAAYSAVPPSPLAHMSQNMVLNADEILMTTLSSMDQTMTIQTSPNQSMHSGNVQVSGPFMQAQVSQPRPMPSTSLQGMNSVNTAVLTSTIPGQTFQVQPVTVRVAEPQQQQQQQHVMMPQQPVPMRASPAKNPPVPNNINIITDVQIQNVSQSTPKRRSKSGGGGQGGAKKQGKLKCTYCDKMFSKNFDLQQHIRSHTGEKPFQCIVCGRAFAQKSNVKKHMQTHKVWPSGTACTLPKNPIIVEKALEDQNGDSVVAPAENVGSNLPEQEDKGNGDMGDDDSKESDSAKDETAESDEIKVIINNSYQCHYCQATFKTYFQLKSHMTQHKNQQVYKCITKSCGSMFHDLEAFLEHTKSHEEEMTYRCHMCNKQFPSLYELGVHQYSHSLYPNQGPRPGPRYFRCPKCMNKYASPEALDHHLATSSHNYSCPHCDKVFPCERYLRRHLPTHGTMGDHVCNVCDKRFKTEHYLKMHALIHTGEKPYSCTQCNATFNRKDKLKRHMLIHDPVKKYKCPFKTHTGCTKEFNRPDKLKAHIISHSGIKPFKCKDCGKSFSRKPHLQEHERMHSDNYPIRCNTCRKGFAREKYLRDHRCRPEGSEDDVVVSKSKHGRTRKLTAAMKEAVGNRRKRGVGRPRKNQGKAADTTNTDLDIIKAHLQSEGGGDACQSTPQNEQECVNGNNSLQQLQTNQQTANSQPGGDAHLQDSVVPTGIGISTPSGMVQTFVASDNSVVQINMGGAEVLQPTQAFIVTHLNLAPGEDGVLEATNEC from the exons ATGGCGCAATCCTTATTTGACGCGCTAACAG TAACGATGGACAACCAGACAGCACTGGCTGTTCAGTCCCTTCTGGACTCCCAGCAGGGTCAGGTGGCTGAGCCAACAGCAGGGCCAG GTGATGATGAAGACGTGTTCCAGTGTGGGAAGTGTAAGAAACAGTTCACCAGCCTGCCCACCTTCATGAGCCACAAAAGGGAACACTGCCAGCCCATGCCCCAACAGCAGCCAGTACGTCAG GTGGTTCCTCCCCCGGGATCTAACCCTAACCAGAGCGCCTTCACCACCTCCCTCCCACACCACGGGCTCAACAGGCAGCCCGTCAGCATGGTCAGCAACATG ACCCCGGTCCCAGCGGTGGCAGCGGCTTACAGCgcggtgcccccctcccccctggcACACATGAGTCAGAACATGGTGCTGAACGCTGACGAGATCCTGATGACCACCCTGTCCAGTATGGACCAGACCATGACCATCCAGACCAGTCCCAACCAGTCCATGCACAGCGGGAACGTTCAGGTGTCTGGACCATTCATGCAAGCTCAG GTGTCGCAGCCCCGCCCCATGCCCAGCACCAGTCTGCAGGGGATGAACAGTGTGAACACTGCTGTCCTCACCTCTACCATACCTGGACAGACCTTTCAG GTACAACCAGTGACAGTCCGTGTAGCAGAGccacaacaacagcaacaacaacaacatgtgatGATGCCGCAACAACCAGTACCGATGAGAGCGTCACCTGCGAAAAATCCCCCAGTTCCCAACAACATCAATATCATCACCGACGTACAGATTCAGAACGTGTCGCAGAGCACTCCCAAACGTCGCTCCAAGTCAGGGGGAGGCGGCCAGGGCGGGGCAAAGAAACAGGGGAAGCTGAAGTGCACGTACTGCGACAAGATGTTCTCCAAGAACTTTGACCTCCAGCAGCACATCCGCAGCCACACGGGAGAGAAGCCGTTCCAGTGTATCGTGTGCGGACGGGCGTTCGCGCAGAAGTCTAACGTGAAGAagcacatgcaaacacacaag GTGTGGCCATCAGGCACAGCCTGTACCCTGCCCAAGAACCCCATCATCGTGGAGAAGGCACTAGAGGATCAGAACGGGGATTCCGTGGTGGCTCCCGCAGAGAATGTTGGGAGCAACCTTCCAGAACAAG AGGACAAGGGGAATGGAGACATGGGGGATGACGATTCCAAGGAGAGTGACAGTGCCAAAGATGAGACAGCAGAGTCCGATGAGATCAAGGTCATCATCAACAACTCGTACCAGTGCCATTACTGCCAGGCTACCTTCAAAACCTACTTCCAGCTAAAGTCTCACATGACTCAGCACAAAAACCAACAG GTCTACAAGTGCATCACCAAGTCCTGTGGGAGCATGTTCCACGACCTGGAGGCCTTCCTGGAGCACACCAAGTCTCACGAGGAGGAGATGACGTACCGCTGCCACATGTGCAACAAACAGTTCCCCTCCCTGTACGAGCTGGGCGTGCACCAGTACTCCCACAGTCTCTACCCCAACCAGGGCCCGCGGCCGGGCCCCAGGTACTTCCGCTGCCCCAAGTGCATGAACAAGTACGCTTCGCCCGAGGCGTTGGACCACCACCTCGCCACGTCCAGTCACAACTATTCGTGCCCGCACTGCGACAAAGTGTTCCCCTGTGAGAGGTATCTCCGGCGCCACCTCCCGACGCACGGAACCATGGGCGACCATGTCTGCAATGTGTGCGATAAGCGGTTCAAGACAGAGCACTACCTGAAGATGCACGCACTCATccacacgggggagaaaccctacagctGCACGCAGTGCAACGCCACCTTCAACCGCAAGGACAAGTTGAAACGTCACATGCTCATCCACGACCCCGTGAAGAAGTACAAGTGTCCGTTCAAGACGCACACCGGCTGCACTAAGGAGTTCAATCGGCCGGACAAGCTGAAGGCTCACATAATCTCCCACTCAGGCATCAAGCCCTTCAAGTGTAAAGACTGCGGCAAATCCTTCAGTAGGAAGCCACATTTACAG GAGCACGAGCGCATGCACTCTGACAACTACCCCATCAGATGCAACACCTGTAGAAAAGGTTTCGCCAGGGAGAAGTACCTCCGAGACCACCGCTGTCGACCCGAGGGCAGCGAAGACGACGTTGTCGTGTCGAAGAGCAAGCACGGGCGAACCAGGAAGCTGACGGCTGCCATGAAAGAGGCCGTGGGTAACAGGAGGAAAAGAGGCGTAGGTCGGCCACGTAAAAACCAGGGCAAAGCCGCAGACACCACCAACACAGACTTAGATATCATCAAAGCTCACTTGCAAAGTGAAGGAGGGGGCGATGCGTGCCAGAGTACCCCACAGAACGAACAGGAATGTGTCAATGGAAACAACTCGTTACAACAGCTCCAGACAAACCAACAGACTGCGAACTCTCAGCCGGGTGGGGACGCACATCTACAGGATAGCGTGGTGCCCACAGGAATAGGTATATCCACGCCCTCTGGCATGGTGCAGACATTTGTGGCGAGTGATAACAGTGTGGTACAGATCAACATGGGAGGGGCGGAGGTCTTACAGCCCACACAAGCCTTCATCGTAACACACTTGAACTTAGCACCTGGGGAGGATGGCGTCTTAGAGGCCACCAACGAGTGCTAG